In one window of Synergistaceae bacterium DNA:
- a CDS encoding UvrD-helicase domain-containing protein, with amino-acid sequence MTNSFVESLNPKQKEAVVYCDGHELVLAGAGSGKTRVLTTKIAYLIDEKNILPWRILALTFTNKAAKEMRGRVEKLLGSNLKGMEVSTFHAYGLRFLHRYGDALEELGYSRNFVIFDRSDVKTILKKIYRDMDIDPQKLNIGEAIEIISMGKTNANPVSREPAISPKWREVYDRYQKELLRHNALDFDDLLVLPLHILAINKDVREKERSRLDWILVDEYQDVNTTQYLLLRCLVDAGRKIMVVGDPDQSIYGWRGADMNMILNFEKDFNNVKVIILDQNYRSTNNILSGANNVIKNNRERYPKDLWTDSGSGQAIKIYRAKNDLDESEWIAKKIESLIDDGYDYNEIAILYRMNVLSRGLEQALLERTLPYHVIRGLAFYERAEVKDVLSMMRLAVNPRDTVSLSRVANIPPRGLGKKSVEQLTSQLALMGELEPEDIWREIGKTGGGLKGKAKTGTESLAHDMINILNDASDLRTVVENILYLNKYEEYLKTKHTEDWESRVENVLEILSLVPEDGDVAQVLTEIPLYTDQDTMVEQLDGINLLTLHAAKGLEFPVVFLVGMEEGIFPSIRSVEGESDLSEERRLCYVGMTRAKEKLFMSSSASRLLFGSIQRNRVSRFVGEIPSDYTYIEDATYGGTYRVDDRFNRRRWRW; translated from the coding sequence ATGACAAACAGTTTTGTAGAATCTTTGAACCCGAAACAAAAAGAAGCCGTCGTTTATTGCGATGGTCATGAACTTGTTTTAGCGGGAGCAGGTAGCGGAAAGACCCGTGTACTGACAACTAAAATAGCTTATTTGATTGATGAGAAAAATATTTTGCCATGGCGTATTTTAGCTCTTACTTTTACAAACAAAGCAGCAAAAGAGATGAGAGGTCGAGTCGAGAAACTACTGGGTTCGAATCTTAAGGGGATGGAAGTCTCAACATTCCATGCCTATGGTCTGAGATTTTTGCACAGATACGGAGACGCTCTGGAAGAACTTGGATATTCGCGTAATTTTGTAATTTTTGATAGAAGTGATGTTAAGACTATTTTAAAGAAGATATATAGAGATATGGATATAGATCCGCAGAAATTGAATATAGGTGAGGCCATTGAGATAATTTCAATGGGCAAGACAAATGCAAATCCTGTTTCGAGAGAGCCTGCAATAAGTCCCAAGTGGCGTGAAGTTTACGACCGTTATCAAAAAGAACTTTTGCGGCATAACGCGTTAGATTTTGATGATTTATTGGTTTTGCCTTTGCATATATTGGCAATCAACAAAGATGTCAGAGAAAAAGAGAGGTCTCGATTAGATTGGATTTTGGTGGATGAATATCAGGACGTAAACACCACTCAGTATCTTTTGCTCAGATGCCTTGTAGATGCAGGTCGGAAGATTATGGTGGTCGGAGATCCGGATCAATCTATATATGGTTGGCGCGGAGCCGATATGAATATGATATTAAATTTTGAGAAGGACTTTAATAATGTAAAGGTTATAATTTTAGATCAGAATTATCGTTCTACAAACAATATTTTAAGCGGAGCAAATAATGTTATAAAAAACAACAGAGAAAGATACCCAAAGGATCTTTGGACTGACTCCGGCTCAGGTCAAGCCATTAAAATCTACAGAGCTAAGAATGACTTAGATGAATCTGAATGGATAGCAAAGAAAATAGAGTCGCTAATCGATGACGGGTACGATTATAATGAAATAGCTATTTTGTATCGCATGAACGTTTTAAGTAGAGGGCTTGAACAGGCACTGTTAGAACGGACACTGCCGTATCATGTGATAAGAGGGTTGGCTTTCTATGAAAGAGCAGAGGTAAAAGATGTTCTTTCAATGATGCGTCTGGCAGTGAATCCGAGAGATACAGTTTCTCTCTCTCGTGTCGCTAATATACCCCCTAGAGGGTTAGGTAAAAAGAGCGTAGAACAGTTGACTTCCCAGCTAGCATTAATGGGTGAATTAGAACCTGAAGATATTTGGAGAGAAATAGGGAAAACAGGTGGCGGTTTAAAGGGAAAAGCAAAAACAGGAACAGAAAGCTTGGCACACGATATGATTAACATTCTTAACGATGCTTCCGATCTCCGAACCGTTGTAGAAAATATTTTATATTTAAATAAATATGAAGAGTATTTGAAAACAAAGCATACCGAGGATTGGGAATCGCGAGTAGAAAACGTTCTTGAAATACTGTCTCTAGTTCCTGAAGATGGCGATGTTGCTCAAGTGTTGACCGAGATTCCTTTATATACGGATCAGGACACGATGGTCGAGCAGTTGGACGGAATAAATCTATTGACTCTTCATGCGGCAAAGGGATTAGAATTTCCGGTAGTTTTTCTTGTTGGCATGGAGGAGGGAATCTTTCCAAGTATTCGTTCTGTTGAAGGAGAGTCTGATTTATCAGAAGAGCGTAGACTTTGTTACGTGGGAATGACACGAGCGAAAGAAAAATTATTTATGTCTTCATCTGCTAGTAGGCTTTTGTTTGGTTCAATTCAAAGAAATAGGGTTTCAAGATTTGTTGGGGAGATACCAAGTGATTATACATATATAGAAGATGCCACTTATGGAGGTACATATCGTGTTGACGATAGGTTTAACAGGCGACGTTGGCGCTGGTAA
- the coaE gene encoding dephospho-CoA kinase (Dephospho-CoA kinase (CoaE) performs the final step in coenzyme A biosynthesis.), whose product MLTIGLTGDVGAGKSTLSRVLKRLGATVFDADSVARNLWKLSEVRRAAEKRWGKDFFKDKNSVVYSKIANIIFNDEDEYEFVTKLLHKRTLDELKSLIEESDGLVIVEIPLLFECGISDWFDGIVYVAADIDKRSELIARRNWNLEEVQRREAKMMSREEKMSRSDWILENKGSLKEWKAKSKELGKLLLSKV is encoded by the coding sequence GTGTTGACGATAGGTTTAACAGGCGACGTTGGCGCTGGTAAGAGCACTCTCAGCCGAGTGTTGAAAAGATTGGGAGCAACTGTTTTTGATGCCGATAGTGTGGCACGCAACTTATGGAAATTGTCGGAAGTTCGTAGAGCGGCTGAAAAACGTTGGGGCAAGGATTTCTTTAAGGACAAAAACAGTGTGGTTTATTCAAAAATAGCAAATATAATATTTAATGATGAAGATGAATATGAGTTCGTCACGAAATTACTGCATAAGCGTACTTTAGATGAATTAAAGTCTCTTATAGAAGAGAGCGATGGACTCGTAATTGTAGAGATTCCATTGCTGTTCGAATGTGGTATAAGTGATTGGTTTGACGGAATAGTGTATGTGGCTGCCGATATTGATAAAAGAAGCGAACTTATTGCCAGAAGAAATTGGAATCTAGAAGAAGTTCAGAGACGCGAAGCCAAAATGATGTCACGTGAAGAAAAGATGTCTCGTTCAGACTGGATACTGGAAAATAAGGGGTCGTTAAAAGAATGGAAAGCAAAATCAAAAGAGCTTGGGAAATTGCTTTTGTCTAAAGTTTAG
- the thiW gene encoding energy coupling factor transporter S component ThiW gives MNKTKLFYKKPILAGILAAAGVLLSVVSIPVGLTKCFPFQHTINVIGGVILGPFWAVCSAFITSLIRNMLGTGSLFAFPGSIFGALFVGITAKFLPQKFKIASFIAEPIGTGIIGAWVSAVILGPIVGGKMGFPILSISFLISSVPGACLGGTILYFLNKHEILKNKDSSKL, from the coding sequence ATAAATAAAACAAAATTATTCTATAAAAAACCAATACTAGCCGGGATTCTAGCGGCTGCAGGGGTTTTATTGTCCGTGGTATCCATCCCAGTAGGCCTTACAAAGTGCTTCCCATTTCAACATACCATTAACGTTATAGGAGGCGTAATCTTAGGTCCATTCTGGGCCGTCTGTTCAGCATTTATCACCAGTCTAATAAGAAATATGCTTGGAACAGGAAGTCTGTTTGCCTTCCCAGGTAGTATTTTTGGTGCTTTATTTGTTGGCATTACAGCAAAATTTTTACCTCAAAAGTTCAAGATTGCATCCTTTATAGCTGAACCAATTGGAACCGGCATAATAGGTGCTTGGGTCAGTGCTGTCATACTTGGTCCGATAGTCGGTGGAAAAATGGGATTCCCTATTCTTTCTATATCTTTCCTCATTAGCAGCGTTCCCGGAGCGTGCTTGGGAGGAACTATTCTATATTTTTTAAATAAGCATGAAATCTTAAAAAACAAAGATTCTTCTAAACTTTAG